The Polyangium mundeleinium genome contains the following window.
CGGCGGCTCCGTCAGGATCTGCTGCACGAGCTCGCGGAGCGCCTGCACGACGGGCGCGAGCGGGACGTCGCGCGAGATCTGGTCGAACTTGCCGGCGGCGAAAAAACCGCCGCCGTGCCGCGCGATGATCTTGTGGATCTCGTGGACCAGCGCCGATTTGCCCACGCCGGAGTAGCCGGCGACGAGGCAAAGCTCCGGGCCGCGCGCGCGGGCGCGGCCGAACGCCTGGAGGAGCGCCTCGATGTCACGGTCGCGGCCGTAGAGCCGCTGCGCGCGGCGGAGCTCGGGCGCCTTGTCGTGTTGCCGGAGCGGGAAGGGCGTGATGGTCCCGGAGGCTTTCCATTGCCGCAGGCATTCGGAGAGGTCCGCCCGGACCCCGGCGTCGCTCTGGTATCGCTCCTCCGGCGTCTTTGCGAGCAGCGTCATCACGAGGTCGGAGAGCGGCGCGGGCACCGCGGGGACGAGCTCTTGCGGCGGCACGGGGGGGCGTGTGAGGTGGCTCTGGACGATCTCCGCGAGCTCGCGCTGCGGGAATGGCACTGAGCCCGTCAGCATCTCGTAGAGGATCACGCCGAGCGAGTAGAGGTCGGTCCGGGAATCGACGGCCCGGTTCATGCGCCCCGTCTGCTCGGGGGCCATGTAGAGCAGCGTCCCTTCGAGCGAGCGCGGCCCCGTGGGCGCGTGGAGCTCGCGGGAGATGCGCGCGGAAATGCCGAAATCGATGAGGTGCGCCGTCCAGGTCGACGCCTCGATCAAGACATTTCGTGGGGTCAGGTCCTTGTGAAGGATTCCCTTCCGGTGGACCGCGGCGAGCGCATTCGAGATCGAAAGGGCGATCGTCAGCGCGGTCTCGATATCGGGCCTTCGGCTCTCCAGGATCTCGCGCAGCGTGGGATGGCCGATGTCGGCCATGATCAGGACGACGCCACGGCCGTGTTCTTCGAGCGCGAGCGCCTCGGGCGCGCACTCCACGCCGAGCTCGCGCAGGATCGTGAACTCGCGCCGCAGGCGGCCGACCTCCCGGACGGTGGGATATTCGTTTTTCGTCTGCTTGAGGACGACCTGGGCGCCGTCGGCGATTCTCGTCCCACGGAACACCAGCGTCTCGGCCCCTTCGTAGATGGGCGTCAGCGCGGTGAAACCCTCGAAGGAGACCCCCTGGACGTCATCGGCTGCGCGATGGATGGGCTCGGCGGACATGACAGCTCCCTGGACATGTCCCCCCGCAAGAGCACGAAGCTATCCGGTGCGGCGGTCTGTAACAAGGCTTTGTGCTCCCGTCGCGTCGTTTTTCTGCCGTTGCGTCATCGTCAATCGGTCGACGCTGGATCTTGGGAGGTACGCCGCGCAGGTAGCGTGGTGTAGTTCGTGTCACAACGATCCTGCGCGGCGGTGCTGCATTCACTCGTCGCCGTCGCGGATGCCGTCTTCGTCGCGATCGATGCCGATTCGCTCGCCGGAGCCGGGGGGGACGGCGGTGAAGGTGATCTCGGTGTGGAGGAGGTTCGCGACGAGCACGAGCATGGTCCGCGAGAGCGGGCCGAACGACTGCTTGCTCGAGACGAACTGGTTCGCGCCGACGTAGTGGAAGCCGATCTCTTCGAGCGCGAATTGCATCTTCGCCACGACGTCGCACTCGCCCTCGTCCGCCCGCGCGAGGAAGAGGTCGAGGCGCCCGCTCGCCGCGGCGCCGTTGTGGCTCGTCCACGTGACCTGCTGGCCGACGATCGGCGCAAGGTTGGAATCGAAGGCGAGGAGGAATTGCTCGACCTGGCGGCGCTTGATATCACCGTCGCCGCCGGGACGATCGTCGAACCCGTTCGGGCTGAAGCCGCTCAGGAGGTCGAATCCGGGCGAGTGCATGAAGCGGAAGATCGTGTCCTCGGCGCCGTCATTGAGGAAGCCGAACCCGCGGACCTGATCACCCGTGAGCTCGTTGTGCCCCGGGAGAATCGACGGCACCGCGGGCATGCCGAACATCCCGACCTTCTGATAGAGGTTCCGCAGGTGCGGGACCTTCATCGGCTGCGGGACCTCGTTGAGGACGTACCGCCCGTCCGTGCCGAAGAAACCCGGGAATGGCTCGCCGAACGCGGCGTTCGCGTCGGGGGCGAGCCGGTGGCAGTCCTCGCAGGCCAGGATGGCGGCATCGGGCGTGAAGAAATGGTCGCGCCCGGCCTGTTGATCCGGCGTGAGCGAGTTGTCGAGGCGCCGGATCGGGTTCGGCGGGTACATGATCTGGAGCACGAAATCCGTGAAGGCCTCCATGTCGTCGGGCGGAATGGGCTGTGTGCGCCCGAGCAGGCCGACGAATCCGCCCTGGAACGTCGCGAAGGCGCCGCGTTCGTCGAACGTGCCGTCGTTCGGCTGGGCGCTCGGCTCGGCGTTGCCCATGGTGCGGTCGCCACGCCAGTGCATCGGGCCGTGGTTCGCCATTCCGCGCAGGCTCTGCGTGGTCATGGGGCCCTTGAGGGCGTCGAGGTTGTCGAACGTTTCGAAAAACTCCGGCAGCGCGAGGGCGACCGGCCCCGGCAAGGGGATCGTGGTCTCCTCCGGATTGCCGAGGTCCCAGGCGAGGCTGTCGAAATCACCAAAGACGTGGCAACTCGCGCAGGACGACTCGCCGTTGCTGGAGCTGAACCGGGCGTCGTAGAGGTACTGGCGGCCCTCGGTGATGCTCGGGGGCTCGGGGTTGTACATCGGGACGCGCGCGAGCACGGCTTTCGTCGTGGGGTTCACGACCGCGATCTTGTTGTCGAAGCGCGTGAGCACGTAGAGGCGATTGCGGGCCTCGTCGAGCACGAGGCCCGTCGGACCCACGGGCTCGCCGCCGTCGTCGAGGACGATGTGGTTCGACGCGCTCGGGACGAAGGTGTCGTTTTCGAGCTGCGCCGTGTCGAAGATGCCGATCTTGCTCGATCCGAGCGCCGCGACATAGAGCTTTTTGCCGTTTTGCGTGATGGCCATCCCGACCGGGGTCGCGAGGCTCTTTTCGTTCGTGGCGTTCGGGAGCGGCGCGACGGGGGCGTTGTAATTGATGTGCTTGTTGAGGTGCCGCGAGCTCACGGCGCCATTTTTGAGGATCGAGATCCGCGACTCGTGGAGGTGGCCGCGCACGGTCGAACCGGCGAACGTCCCCGGGCCCTCGAACCGCTGGAGGTTGTTCGCCTCGGTATTCGTGACGTAGACCTTTCCGTTCGCCGGGTTGACGATCATGTTGAAGAGGATCGTCCCGACACCGGCATAAACGCCCGATGCGCCCGGGAGCTGGGCCGGCGGGTTCGCCGCGGCGTCGATGACGAAGACGTCCTTGTCGGGGAGCGTGAAGTTGACGACCCCGTCCCAGGGTTCCCCGTCGTAGTCGACCCAGTGCTGTCCGTCGAATTTGACGATGAGCGCGGTGGGCGGCTGCTCCACGCCGAGCGAATCGGTCCTCGGCGCCGGCAGGCCGCCGAGCTGCGCCACGAGGTCCCGATGAAGGGACGTCGTTCGATTGCCGGTATGGAAGCCGGCGGCGTACACGTGTGACCCGTCCGGGCTCACGGCGAGCGCGCGCGGTGTGTCCGTGAACAGCGTGATGATGTTGAGCGGAGCACCCCCGAGCGTGTTCGGGCCGAGGTTCGTCGCGTCGAAGACCCATACGTCGGCCCGGCCGACGCCGGGGGTCGTGAGCTTGGGATCAAAAGGAATGTTCTGACCACGGTGGGCCGTCGTGATGAACGCGCGGTTCTTGCCGGGGCCGCCAAAGACGAGGTCGCGTGGCTCGTCGCCGACGAGCAACGTCCGCACGACGCGCGGCGCAAAGCCGGGCTTCACGTCGACGATGCTGATGCTATCGGAGAGATGATTGACGACCCACACCTCGTCATTGTTCCGCGCCGCGACCGCGACGGGCTCGAGGCCCACCGTGACGGAGCCGAGGTGGATGAGGCCGAGGATCGTGACGTGGAAAATCTCCAGACGGTTGTCGGGGGTGTTGACGGCATAGAGCCGGCTCCCATCCGGAGAAAGAGCGAGGGGTCGTACCTGACCACTCTCGAAGAGCGCAAAAGAGGAGGCCTCGGCAGCCGCCGGCGCCGCGAGCGTCGCGAGGGCGGCCGCAACACCGAGGGTCGTCCCGAGGCGGCGACGCAAAACCGGGATCCGCGCCTCGTTCTCCTGTGAAGGTGAATGCCGTTCGCCCGGAGGGAGCTTCGTGGACATGAGGCCTCTTTCTCGATGGGGCGATCGAATCGAGATCGTCCCATCGACACAAAAGGAGGTTGTTACGTTCGCCAGGTGCGACCGTGCAATCCGGGCATGAGCAAATGCCGAGCCCAAGTGTATCCTACATAAATGGGTTCGCCTTTCAAGAGCAATTTGAGTCAATTGCATGATGACGAATTTTCGACGTGCATGCGCCATCTCCGGGGCGCAGCGAGGGATTCGCCCGGAGGGGGGATGGGTGGATTCTGCTTTTACTGAACTCGGGTCGGTGGGACCGCGAGGGGGGGGGCTCAGGCGATGTCGATAGGAAGGAGGGAGGGGATGGCCGTCTGGCGGCCCTGCGTCATTTGACGCAGTCGCAGCAAAGGTCGTCGGCCACGCCGGCGAGCGCCTTGTCGAGGCCCGCGGAGTCGCTTGCTTGCAGGTAGAGGACGTCCCCGTTCGGATCCTTGGCGACGAAACCGCCCGGCCCCTCCTGGCAGCCCGCCGGGAACCCCTTGGCCGTCTGCCCCGCGCAAGCCATGTCGTTGAGGAACGCGGCGCCGACGCCGCCCGGCTGAATGGCGCCCTCCGCGGAGAAGCCGACCACGAATGTGCGGATCCCCGAAGCCGAGAGCTGCTGTACGATGGGCAGCGGATTCGGATCGGGGCAAGACTGGTCCCAATCCGCGCCGTCGGTCACGAGGACGACGTATTGGTCGCGGCCAGGCGTGACGCTCTTGAGGAGGTGGTCCGTCGCCGTGAAGAGGGCCTGGCCCGTGGGCGTGCTGATGCAGAGGCGGGTGGTGGCCGGATCGAGGTATTGCTGGATGGCGGGGCCGCTGCCGAGGGCCGGGGGCACGACGATCTCGCCGTTCTCGCAGAATGGGTTCGTCGCCTGCTTGGTGTCCGTGACCCGCTCCGCGAGGGTGATACACGTGTTTCCACCCGGATCTCTCGGCCAGAGTTCGAGGCCGTACCGCGCATGCGCGTCGCGGGGCGGGGCCACCATCTTCTCGATCGCGGTGAGCGCCTGGTGCCACTTGCTGCTCTTGTAATCGGGCCCGTCCGTGGGTGTCTCGCCGTTCGGGGTCTTGTGCATGGTGAGCGTGCGGTCGAGGGCGATGAGGATTTCGGGGGGATCACACGTATCGCCGCAATTGCAGCAGAGCTTGCCGCCGATCGACTTGAGCGCGAGGGCGAGCTCCGCCGCGTTGCCAGCCTTGAGGTAGAGCGGCGCGCCCGTGGGATCGGTGGACGTGTAGTTGCCATTGCCGTCGTCGGTGCAGGAGGCCGGGAACCCCTTCGCGGTGCCGCCGGCGCAGGCCATGTTGTTGAGGAACTCGGCGCCGACGCCGCCGGGCTGGATGTCGCCGGTCGCGGAGAAGCCAACGATGTACGTCTTGATGCCCTTCTTCATGAGGGCCTGCGCGATGGGCAAGGGATTGGGCTCCGGGCAGGATTGGTCCCAGTCCGCGCCGTCGGTCACGAGCACGACGTATTGCTCGCGCCCGGGGACGGCGATTCCCTGGAGGTGCTGCTCGGCCGTGAGCAGGGCATTGCCGGTGGGCGTGCTCGTGCAGAGCGTGGTGGTGGCCGGATCGAGGAGCGCTTGAATGGCCATGCCCTGATCGAGGCCCGGGGTGATCAGGACCTCGCCCTCCTGGCAAGCCGGGTTCGTCGCCTGCTTCGTATTGAGCACGCGCTCGGCGAGGGTGATGCAGGCGCCGCCGCCCGGGTCCTTGGGCCAGAGCTCGACGCCGAACCGAATGCCCTTGTCGAGGGGAGGCGCGACGAGCTGCTCGACGGCGGTGATCGCCTGGGACCATTTCGAGCTCTTGTAATCGGGCCCGTCGCTCGGTGTTCCGCCCTCCGGGGTCTTGTGCATCGTCAGGGTCCTATCGAGGACGACGAGGACGTCGGGCGGATCGCAGACGTCGGGCCCGCCGCCGCCGGAGCCGCCGACGGAGACGAACCCGCCGGTCCCGGGGTCGGCGCCCGTGCCGCCGGAGCCGCCCGTGCCGCCCGAGGCGGTGGCGTTCGAGGAGGCGGAAGAACTGCCACCATTGCCGCTGCACGACGCGGCGAGGGAAACGGCGAGGAGAGGGAGCGCGAGGGAGCCAAGGAGGATGCGGGAGATCATGGCAAAGGGTACCTCGGGCCGTGGGGACCCGACTACCCCTCCTTTTTTTCGCAGGCCCCTTGACCCTCACGTCACGTGAGGGCCTAGAGTCCCGTTCGTGGCTGCTGGAGAGCGCAAGGACAAGGGCGCGAAGAAGCGCACGTGGAAGGTGGGAGAGCTGGCGAAGGCCACGGGGACGTCCATCCGGACACTCCACTGGTACGACGAGATTGGGCTCCTCTCGCCGTCCGACCATTCACGGGCGGGGTATCGGCTGTACGGGGAGGGGGACGTGGCCAGGCTGCAGCAGATTTTATCGCTGCGGCAGCTCGGCCTGTCGCTCGACGAGATCCGGGACCTGCTCGCGCGGCCCGACCTCTCGCCGCTCTCCATCGTCCACATGCACATCACGCGTTTGCAGGAACAAATGGAGCTCACCCGGAAGCTCCTCGGCCGCCTGGAGGTGCTCGCCGCCTGGCTTACGAAGAGCGAGCGCGTATCGGCCGATGAACTTTTGAAGACGAT
Protein-coding sequences here:
- a CDS encoding vWA domain-containing protein, whose amino-acid sequence is MISRILLGSLALPLLAVSLAASCSGNGGSSSASSNATASGGTGGSGGTGADPGTGGFVSVGGSGGGGPDVCDPPDVLVVLDRTLTMHKTPEGGTPSDGPDYKSSKWSQAITAVEQLVAPPLDKGIRFGVELWPKDPGGGACITLAERVLNTKQATNPACQEGEVLITPGLDQGMAIQALLDPATTTLCTSTPTGNALLTAEQHLQGIAVPGREQYVVLVTDGADWDQSCPEPNPLPIAQALMKKGIKTYIVGFSATGDIQPGGVGAEFLNNMACAGGTAKGFPASCTDDGNGNYTSTDPTGAPLYLKAGNAAELALALKSIGGKLCCNCGDTCDPPEILIALDRTLTMHKTPNGETPTDGPDYKSSKWHQALTAIEKMVAPPRDAHARYGLELWPRDPGGNTCITLAERVTDTKQATNPFCENGEIVVPPALGSGPAIQQYLDPATTRLCISTPTGQALFTATDHLLKSVTPGRDQYVVLVTDGADWDQSCPDPNPLPIVQQLSASGIRTFVVGFSAEGAIQPGGVGAAFLNDMACAGQTAKGFPAGCQEGPGGFVAKDPNGDVLYLQASDSAGLDKALAGVADDLCCDCVK